The sequence below is a genomic window from Poecile atricapillus isolate bPoeAtr1 chromosome 15, bPoeAtr1.hap1, whole genome shotgun sequence.
ATCCACTGATCCCAGGGATCAGCCCTGGGCActggctggggtggcagagccTGGGCAGAGCCCTGTGCTGAGGGTGACctgccaggtgtgcccaggtcACTTCTCTGCACTCCTACGTTGTTTGCTGTAGTCCCTGGTGTGTGTACTGAGAAGCAGACAAGGGGGACACAAATTAAATGCAAGCTTGTCAGTGGATGGGTCATGGAGCTGAGCCACAAAAAATGCCTCAGTTCATTCTACcaaaagggagaggaaatatAAAACCTTTTAATTTCTTAGCACCCACCTTCTAAGTGGGCAAAACTCAGCCCCAGAATGAGTAGGGCTGGTTTAGCTGCAGCCCCCAGAGTGGAGCCAGCTGCTCTGTCAGCTGCTGGGTGATTTCCCTAGAAAATGCCAGCAAGCCCAGTCACAATCCAACAGCAAAACCACTCAGGAAACCAAGTCCCCACCAGCAAAGCCAAGACTATTACAGCTCAGATTCTTTAGTACTCACGAGACACTACAGAAAAATAAGTCCAAAGCAAACAGAAGGCTTGGCAGatccagggacaggagctgaggcagctctggggacatACCTGGTGTCAGTGCCAGCTTGTGAGGGGCTTCTTCACTTGTGGCCAGCTGCCCTGGGACAGGCAGCACCACGTCTccatggcagaggggacagCCTCCCTCCAAGCAGCAAATTTTTTGAGGAATGTGCAACAAGCAGCAGATCCCAGcttcccagccccatccctgcggGCTGGCACGCTGTGCTGAGGATACAGGGACTGTCTCTGTTACcatcagcagcagagaggaaagggagggCAGGAAAGGACCCTCTGGGGGCCAGCTGAGTCACCTCTGTGAAGCACCCTGGAAACCTTTGTGCACTGCGTGTGTGTGTGCCATGGGATTATTCCTGCAACAGCAGGCCCATCACCCTGCCCACGGGAGAATGAAAAACCAAAGGTGGAGAGCCAGCAGGTGATGCACCTCCCTTTGCACCCCTGCCACCCCTAAGAGACTGTCCACAGTGACACTGAACTAGGTAGGCAAGAGGGAAGGTGGTTCCTTTGCAGTCCCTGGAAGATGTTAAAAGCAGTTACCGAGTGAAAACCCACAGAACTGTGGGTTCTGTGCCTGGAAATATGGAATGCTGTTTGAAAAATCAGGTTTTCCTATCACAATCGAGGCAACTGCTCCCACCACCCTCTCAGCCCAACAACTTCCCGGAGGTGGAGGCTGGAATCTCTCTGTCAACGGGGAGGGATCTGCCTGCAAGGTTTTTGAGAGCCACCCACCTTGAAAATCCCAGAGGAATTGCTCAAATATGAAAGCTTCGCTGTTAAATCTGCCTGTCTCCAGCTCTTTGCATGGAAAGCCGAAGGCAGGAACCCTCCCAGCCAcggaaataaataaatcacatgCGCCATCTCCCGGCCACCAAGTCGGGACCCAGACCTACACACTTGCTGCACTCTTCTTTTTAATCAGGATCCCATCCTGTTCCCgtgtgagaggaaaaaattacttgGCACAGCACTTCCACTGCTACATCAAGGGACACCGGGAAAATGCTGCATCCCAGAGGctggctcctgctccccagTTTGGGGAAACCTGGTGCTCCTGCCCCTGGTACGAGGGCAGCAGGACTCCGGAGCATATCAGCTCTGGAATGGCCTCAGTGATTGGAGATGGACCTGGGCTTGTCGGGCTCACTTCTAGGGAAGCCTCCCGAGTCCATATGACACCTCTGGCAGCTGTAGAAGGTCAGCAGTGTCTGGGCTCCAGTGACCTGTGAGAACTTGTCTGGGAATGATCGATGCTTGTCCTGTCCTGGAGAAAAGGCACTTTGCTCGCTGAGCTCATCCAGCTGCTGCATCCAGAGTAGGTGCCTTATCCCAGGAAGGGCATACCAGGGATGGAAGGAGGGAAGATGAGGAAAAACATCTGGGGCATTTCTTCCTGGGGCAAAGGATGCAGTTTTTCCCAGGGCTCATTTAACAGGAGCTAGATGGGTGCCAAGTCTGGAGAGGAGGCAGGCGTTCACAAGAATTGTTGGCTTTGGGGAAACAGGATCTCCTGCAAGATCTGGGTGGGCCAAGCCCCACATCCCAGCAGTGAGACAGTGCCAGCACTCCCTGAGCTGGCATCCACACTGGGAGAGGAGTCCCTGGGGCTACCAAAACATGCTGGGTTTCCATGGGGTTTTGGTTACTGCACCCAACTCAGCTCAGGAACAGAGAGAATCTAACCTCTTCTATCCCAGTTACTGCATCTTCATCTGCATATCCTTTCCACTGCCGTAACACCAGGGATTAGAGTGAGGAGTGTGATTCCTGTTCAGGCTGGTGCCTGAATCAACCAACAGATTTCCCTGGCAAAGAAATCAATATCAAGCAGGATTTGTAAAGGAAGCTGAGCAAACTCCTCTGTGGGTCATTAACTCCAAGGCACAAAAGCGAGTGAATGTGCATTAAATGTGCATggatttgttttcactgcacACGAGCGTTTCTAATCGGGACCTGCTCCAAGCACTGCCAGCAATCAGCAGGGCTAAAGGCACATTTTACAGTGATCAGAATCGCAGATAAGGCAGCAATTAATCTCTTGAttccacacagaaaaacaaactaaGTGCCAAACAGAGTGTACAGTGGCAGGAACTGAGAGCTCCAGGTTTCCCGTGCAGGGGCAGTGTGTGCttgccagctctgtgcccaggatCCAGGATGCCCAGAACACCACACTCTGTGTGCTGTGCAAGCGCTGGCAAGGGAAACCAGCAGCCGAAATTAAAACCCAGCAATTTAAGGATTCATCAGCTGAACTCAGAGCTGGCTCGCAGCAGAGCTCACATGTGACAAGTGGCCGCTGCGGGCCTTTCTTCGTGCTGTGCACTTGGCACTGGCACAAGTCTGGAGTGGAGGGATCCAAATGTCTCACAGAAGGGCTGATTTTCACATGGTAAAAGCGTTTATCTCACAGCAGTCCAGCCCAACGCTTCTTCAGTGACACCCAACAGCCAGAGGAGGCCAGtactgctccaagccctgtaCCTATAAAATACTCCCTGTTCCCCAACTTTCCAATGGGTATCCATCATTTCCCATTACAAATTCAGGTTGGATCACCACCCCATCCCCCAAGCAGTGAGCCAAATTTGGCCTGTGTTCAAAGCTCCCGAGGCATTTTGAGGAGGAAGCAGGGCTTTCTCTGTAATGCCTTTTCTGtagggaaaagctgctgcaagCAAGCTTGTGCACCTAAAGAAGGCTGGAAACTCAAAGGAGAGACAAATACCGTGTCTGCCTTTGCAGTGGGAAGGCAGGACAGGTCAGGCATCTGGGATGgatccttcctgccttcctgtcCTCACCTGGCACCGTGGGTCACCCAGCGTGGTGGGTCTCCCCACACGTTGCCCCACATGAGGGAGGTGATACCTGACATTCCAGTACCTGCTgtcagaggagctggagcagagtcACAGGGGCTGTTTTCTGTAATGTTACCCCACAGAGTAACCTGACCTGGAGGGAGCTGTGACTCGAGCCACACCGAGCATCCTGGGACTCACAGCTGTGTTTTCTCCGCAGCATTTTGCAAGTGAATAGAGATGCAATGGAGGTAGAGTCCAGCACCTACACCGACTTCATTTCCTGTGACCGGGCTGGCCGGAGGAACGCTGTCCATGACATCCAGCGAGAGGCAACCACCATCAGCATGCGCAAGCTGACCGAGGACATGGGTGACCTCGCTGTTGAGGGAGCAGGTGAGCTGCCCTGcacacagccagcccagcagctcctggcacagcccgggAGGGCAGGCACAAAAGGGCAGCACAAATGAGCAGTGCTGTCTCCAGGAGCATCACACTGATGCTCAGGAGGGACATCCCATTCATTCCTCACTGCTTCACTCAGTGTCCTCATGCTCATGGATGCTCAGGTAGTGGGAGACTCTCCAGGTCAAGGGGTGCTTGCAGAGAGGAGAATGATCCCTGGTTCCTGGCACAGGAGCACTGCACACTCCAGCCCAGGCCCTTTGCTCACTGGTGCTTAAACAATACTGCTTCACTGACCAAGACCCTTCCCAGAGCAAGTTACACATCAGTTATACCTTAGGCTTTATGAAAATCATGTATTGGGCAggctgtggtttgttttttctttgttggttGGTTGTAAAAAAATCAACCTTTGAGCAGTTCAGCAGTATTTCAAATAACAACGGAAATAATTTTCACATCAGCAGCCATCTCCAAATCCTCCCTTTCAGCCCAAATGTGGCAGCAGTGTCACCCTGCTCAGTGTCAGCTGGCCAGCTGGCTGCGAGGAGCCTGAATCCTCTGTCCAAACCTGCCACTCTCATTTCACTAACGAGCAACACAACACAATCTTTGCAGAAGGGAAACTCAGTTTTTCCCCTTGCTTTCTTAATCCTCTAGCCTACAACCTGTAACtataaaaacactttaaaatacattcattACCCCTGAACTTCTTTCAGCATGACCAGACCAGCATGTGTCTGTCCACCCATCCATAGTAAGCACAAATTGGAGCTGCTCTACCAGAGTGCtgctcaggcagctgccaggctgtCAGGAAGGCAGTTCTGGAGCACTTGAAAGTTGGGTGGATGCACATCCTTACCTTGAGGCTCCCTCCCAGCATTGCCAGGTGTGTTCAGAAGTGTTTGTACCCCAGGAATGTGAAGGTAGAACCCAATACtcttaatcacagaatcatagaaaatggtttggtttggaagggaccttaaaaaccacctgccatgggcagggacaccttccactagacctcCCAGTCCAATCCAGcatggccttgaacactgccatgGATGAGGCCAAGTGTCTGGTCCCAGGAGGGGAGTGATAGGTCTTCAGGTGAACATCTTTCATCTTTCTGGATGAAATCAGCTGTAGCAATCACTGATGGCTTGTGTCCTCACCAGGGTGTAACTGTTTTCTTCCCAATCCTCCCTTCTGCAGAAAGCCAAAGAGATGCCAGTTCTTCTGACAACGACCCTGGAGCAAGACCAAAGGGGCAAGAAAGCAGCCCGTCCCCATGAGAGCAAAACAGGggtgggatgggcaggaggagggCCTTGCTGTGAACATTAAACAACAATTGGTTGAATCTGTGGACAAAAGCCAACCTGGAACAGCAAGTCGTCTGTCAAATGCCTCTGCTGGAACCGTGCTTGTGTAGAGAGACACAAGACACTTGCAAGGACTGGCACCTCCAAAAGACTTCTGCCCCCATCCCTAATGGTTTAGAGCAACACTGCCGTGGCTGTAGTGATATGAGCCATTCTCGAGATGCCTTAGCTGCAATTTTCTCTTAGGGGAAAAACAGTTTCAGTAATAATAGACACACCACATTTTCCTGTCCAAGGTACCTTCCTCCTTTGTAGATTTAGACTATTATTTATTCTGTTTCCATAGGTTAGAAATTTAGATTATTGTTTTTTCTAAGCCTCACCCTCATCTGCATCTTAGACCTGGCCTCTGGATTGTCCACATGGCCCCTCgtcagggtgggcagcagggaaaggacccgacctgtcctgctgccctcaTGTCAACACCACtcacctgtgctgctgctgctgcttagcATCAGGAAAGGACcaaagcacagctctgtggggaTGAGCCCCACCTGGAgacccagcagcaccagccacaGGCATCTCTTTCTCTGGGCTTTAACACTTCAAGATGTTCttaaggggaggggaggaacaTTTTGCTGGTTTGACTGTTGACATTCAGGCTTAACTTTGCAAGCTGTTAGCTGAGATGATCTCTGGTAGGATCTCACACCCTTCTCTTTAAGAGACATGTTTTGTGTTAAAGATGGTTTGATAAAACTACAGAAGCTGTTGGAATAAATGACATAGCCTTCAAGTCCTGAAggtgtttttttctgcctggatgtttcttcctttgtttcatCTTTGGCTGTGGGGCGATTTCATAGGGACACACGGAGATGTGCAAGAAGATTTCCCTGAGTCTGGGTCTGTGAAACCCGTGGGTTTGCAGCTCACAGATGGAGGCAGATGTAGATAGGCCCAGATGATAAAAGTCTGTTCCCACTTTCCCAGGTTTACTGCCCAGGCACCAGCAGGATTGGTGCCAGTGGGAAGAGGTGTTTTCCCTCTGCAGCACAGAACTGCAGGAGCATTGCTGGTGTTTCACTGATCCCAGTGGAGCAGCCTGACTGGGACTGAGCACCAGCTCAaggacagggcagagctgaCCTGAGAAACTCTCCACTGGTGACACAAGGACAAGCATCTCCCTGACAGCCTAAGGATGAACTGAATGAACTGAGATTTATCAGCCAAAACAAGGCCATAAATCAGCCGAGAAGTGGCTGCCAGATGGAGGGAGAATTGTTTGTGAGAAGTGATGTCCATGGGGTGAGCACAGAGGtttccacagctccagcccccaCAGGAAATGAGGATTTGGCAGGCAggcagtggcag
It includes:
- the PKIG gene encoding cAMP-dependent protein kinase inhibitor gamma — encoded protein: MEVESSTYTDFISCDRAGRRNAVHDIQREATTISMRKLTEDMGDLAVEGAESQRDASSSDNDPGARPKGQESSPSP